The DNA sequence TTCAACCCGCTGCCGGCCGACAGCACTCCCGGACCGCCCACCAGCGAGATGTTATGAAAGTTGATGACGTCGAAACGCCCGTTGTCGATGAGGCGACGGATCGCCGCTCCGTGCACCACCGGCCGCCCGGTCTGGTGCGTGAGGAGCTGGGTCAGGCGTCCCATCCGGCTGCGCAGACCCACCACCTCGACACCGTCGTCAGCCCCTGCCGCGGCCGGTTCCCGGCCGCCGTTCAGCATCAGATACGAATCCTCGTCATGGATCACCGTGACGTGGTGTCCGCGCCGGACCAGTGCCTGCGAGAGCCGCTGGATCCCGATGCCGTCGCCGCCGAAGTTGTACGGCGGATAGAACGTCGTGACCATGCAGAAGCGCAGCGCGCGGCCACCGTCGTCGTCCGCCGCAGCGGCCGCTCCGGCCGCATGGCTCTGACCGACCCGGGGCACGGTTGCACCCGTAAGACTCACCGCTGTCACCAGCCCCGGACGGGATAGAGGTGAATCGCGTTCATCGCGCACGTCCTCATGACAGCGTGTTCGCAGGTCGCGCCCCGTCTACCGGACGGGGACACGGTCGTGTAGCTGAATCGATGTGCTGGAGCGCTGAACAGAGTCGCGCCGGAACGCCGAGGGGAGCAGGAGATGTGCCATGTGCAGGGTGTCCGGCGGCGTCTGTGGAATACGCGAGATGTGCGCGCCGGTGGCTGAAATTCCCTGTCAGGGCTGCGCTCCTGCCGCGGCGGTCGCGATCGGGAGATCCTACCCGTTCGCGGCTTCTGTTGCGTACGCACAACAGGGCGTTGTGCGGTTGCAGTGCATCACTTCGCTCAGGTCCGGATTGCCGACGTGATGCTGCGGAGCTCGCCGTCGCGCAGCCGGCTGTGGGTCGGGAGCGTGAGGAGATCGCGAACGAGCGCATCTGCGCCGGCTGTTCCGGCAGGGTTTCCGGCGGCCAGTCTGGCGCGTATGGCCGGAAGCTCGGCGAGCGTCGTGGGATAGGAAGGTGCGACGCCCAGCTGGTGGAGCTGCCGCACGAGGGCGGCGGCGCGTCCGGGTATCCGCACGGGCAGACGCAGGTATCCGGCGTCGCCGCCAGCCGGTATGCGGATCGTGACCACGTCCGCGCCGAGACGGTCGATGATCGAGGCTGCGCGTTCCCGGCGGGCAGCCGCTTCGCGCCGAGCGGCCTCGCGTGTAGCCAGCACCAGCGCGGCCACGCTGCGCCCGGGACCGCAGGCCGGGGACGGCTCTCGATAGTGGGTTTCGCCCAATTCGAGCCATGGCAGTGATGCGGGAAAATGATAGAGCGAAGGCCGTCCGAGGGCCCACTGCGCGGTCGCCGCGACGAGCGTGCGGGCCGTGGAGAGCGCTCCGTTCGGAGGCAGATCCGCAACAGGCGGCGCTCCGTCGCCGCGCCACAGGAGGGCACCGCCGGCGCCCCCCGTCCACCCCTTGCCCCGGCCGAAGCTGAGCACGCTCAGTCGACCGTGCGCACCGAGCGGCCGGTCGCCCCACGTGGCGCCATGGCCCTGCGCGGCGTCCTCGATGACCAGCGCGCCATAGGGGCGGGCGAGCATTTCTATGGCGTCCCAGTCCACGGGGACGCCGTAGAGCGGCGACACCACGACCACGCCTGCGCCGTTTTTCAGTGCCGCTTCCAGTGAGGCGGGATCGGGCGCGAGCGTCGCGGGATCGATGTCGTACAGGGCGACTGTGGCCTCCGCGCCGACGGCGGCCGTTGCGACGTCGTAGCACGTGAAGGCCGGGAGCGCGACGATCCGGCGCGCACCCGTCGCAGCCAGGGCCGTGCGGATCGCGAGCTGAAGCGCATGCGTGCCGCTGTCGGTGAGGAGCGCGCCGTCGGCGTGGAAGTCACGGACCAGCAGCGACCGAAGCCGGGCGCGCGGGTCCGCGCCGGGGATGACGGCGGAGCCGACGGCGCGGGCGAGCGCGCCCGGTGACAGAGGCGCATACACGGGCAGCTGATGGCGCCAGCCATGCGAGCCGGCCTCCGCGTCGAGCTCCCGCTGTCCGGCCGTGAGCGTCGGAATCACCACCAGGGGAGTCGGCTGGCGAGCGGAGGACCGATCCGGTTGGCGACGGGGAGCGGAAGGCGCTGCCAGGCGGAGGAGGCCGCGCGCACGAGGCGTGACGGTGATGAGGACGTGCGCGGCCGGGCCGTCCACTCGAGCCAGCGGAGCGGAACGTCGCGGCCGCCCCATTGTTTCTTGAAGCGGTGCGTGCTCGCGCCGGGCGTGCTGCGTCCGAAATTGAAGACGCGCACACCGCGCCCGATCATCTCCTCCATGAAGCTCCAGTACAGGAGCATGTTCGGAGCGAGCCGGTTGTAGTCGCGGATGCACGATGCCCAGGTGATCTCGAACTCGCCCTTCCATATGAAGCCGGCGGCCGCTCCGATCGGGCGTCCCTGGTGATAGATGGCGCCGAACACGACCTCCGGGAACGTCGCGGCCACGGCCTCGAAGAAGCGGCGCGAGTACACCGGCGTGCCCAGGTCCCGCATGTTGCGCGCGAACACGGTATAGAACGCATCCAGCTGGTCCGGTCCGACCCGGAACGTCATGCCTTCCTTCTGCGGCCGCCGGATCTGGCTGCGCACCTTGCTCGGGAACTGCGACCACAGCGCCTCCGGCGTGTCCGGCAGGTCGAGCAGAACCATCACCTTCTTCTCATCCGCCGCCGCACGGCTCGGCAGCGGAGGGCGGCATCGGACCTGGAGTACGCCGGCGCCCGACCGCTGCGCCTCCGCCACCGCGGCGTCCATGAGGACGCGCTGGGCCGCCGGCGTTCCGAGCGGACCGCCATAGTTGACGTAGGGCATGGAGATCAGCGAGTGGCCGAGCAGCGGTGTGCGGACCCGTACGAGAGGCAGGACGCCCTGCCAGGCCCCGTCCATGGTCACGGCTACAAGCGGCAGGTACTCACGGCCGAGCACGTCTTCGACAATGCCGCGCCAGCCGGAAAGCTGACAGAACGTACTCTCCGGCGCTTCCCGGACGAACGCGTCCCAGTGCGTGTCGTCGCGGTCCGCGCGCGCGACCCGCAACTGTACAGGGTGGGTGGTGACGGTGCTCATGGCTACTGCGTTGCAGGCGCCAGCAGATCGAGCGTTTCCGCGATCGGCTGAAATCTGTAGGTTCCGAGCAGACGTTCGAGCCGCGGCGCCGTCCGACGCAGCCCGCCATAGTGGCGAACCCGCGTGAGCGGCGGCACCTTCACGCGCGGCTGGTCGACGTCGAGCTCCCATGGATGGATGTAGAATGTAGCCGGGGCGTTCCGCTGCTCCGCCTGCGTGAACGCCGCCTGCGTCAGTGCATACGGCAGCAGCCGGAAATAGCCTCCGCCTCCCGCCGGCAGGTTCGTGCTTCCCACCCGCACCGTGGCCGGAGGGACCTCCGCCAGCCGGCCGCTCGGGCGTTCGATCCAGTGCGTGTCCCGCGCTGCCGACGGGTAGCCGTACCCCCGGCGCCGGATCGGGAACAGACTCGAATCGTAGCGATGCCCCTCTTCAATCAGGATGTCCAGCGCCCACTCGGTTCCCGGGATGATCGAAAAGCTCGGGGCCCGGAAGCCATACACCTGCTGTCCCGTCAGGTCCTCGAGCAGCGCACGCGTCCGCCGGATCGACTGCCGGAACTGCTCAGGTGTCTGTGTCGGTACGCGGGCGTGATCCCAACCGTGCGAGGCGATCTCGTGGCCTCCCGACGCCACCTCCCGCACCAGCTCCGGCTGCCGCTCGGCGACCCAGCCCAGTATAAAAAAAGTGCCGCGCGCGCCATGTCGCGCCATCAGGCTCAACAGCGCACGCGTGCTCCCCGCAACGCGGCTCGGCTGGTCGGCCCAGCCCGTGCGCGGGACCGCCCGCTCCAGCGCCGTGACCTGGAAATGCTCTTCCACGTCGATCGTGAAGTGATGAACCGCCACCAGCTCCATGTCGTGTTACAGGTTGACGTTCGCGCTGATCAGCACGATTCGCCGACCCGAAATGCAAAGTCGACGCCCGCGCGGGCAGTCCGCACGAATTCTTGTGCGACAACGAAATCACCCGGCTTGACACGCGGCCGGGCGGCGCGGGTGGTGTAGCGTGGGCGCCACAGTCGGAGGGTGTTCCCTATCGCGGGTGTTGCATCGTCGACAGCAACGTATCGATGCACCGCTCGATCCGTTCGTAGACCTCATCGAAGACGGCGTCGCCATGGCTGTACGGATCGCGGATGGTGCGTGTGTCGATCGGCTGGGGATCGAGGTCGCCGAGTACCAGCACGCCTGCGCGGCGATCGAAACGCTCGAGCAGCTTGCGCCCCTGGGCCCGGTCCATGACGACGATCAGATCGGCACTCTCGATCAGGGCCGGGCTCACGAGTTGGGATCGGTGTGTGGACAGGTCAATGCCGCGTCGCCGGGCGGCGCGCTGGGCGGTGTCAGGCGAGGCGCGGTCCGGACCGATGAATCCGGCGGAGTGGATGATCAGGTCCGCACCGTTCGAGCGCTGGCGCAGCACTTCCGCCGCGAAGGGGCTTCGGCAGATGTTGCCCAGGCACATGACCAGCACCGTTCGCGCCGGCCGGGACCGGAGGTGTCGGACCAGGTGCCGCTGACGGACGCGGTGAAGCAGCCGGTCAGGCGTGTGACGTAATTGCCGCGCCAGCCGGCGCGCCACGCCTGCGAGCAGCCGGACGCGCCTGGTCATCAATGACATATCCTGTTCATCCCGGGAAAGCGCAGCGGCCGCCGTTGGTCGCTGCCCAGTCAATGAACGATGCACATACGCAGGCGCCATATCAACCGGCGGTGGCGCGGGAACGCTGATTCCGCGAGCTGGGCGGACCGGGATGCTCGCATGCCCTCCTATGTTGTGCTTCCGCAACACCGGCGCGGTCGGGTGGCGTGTCGGCAGATAGTTCCAGCCGTCGTAACCTGCTGCGCGACAACGTGTGTCGCGCCTTGCGTCAGGCAGGCGGGACAGGGCACGCGACCTGCGCCACCCGCGGCCAGCGAACAAGTCGGATATCGAACCGTCCCGACCCACGAGGAACACATACATGCTGCCACACTGGCGAAGTGCGCCCCGCCCTGGTCTGCTTGCCGTGGTCCTGACGGTGCTCGTCTGCGCGCCGCTCCAGGCCCAGACGGCGACGACGGGAGCCGTGGACGGTCGCGTCGTGGATGCTTCGGGGGCACCTGTTCTGGACGCCATAGTGACGATTCGTGACGCGTCCGGCCTCGAGAAAGAGACCGACAGTGGTCGGCGCGGTGTGTTCTCGTTCGGCTACCTGGCGCCCGGCCTGTATCAGCTTCGTGTCGAGCAGATCGGATATGCTCCGGGACTGGTCACAGGTATTCAGGTGCGCCCGGGTCGGACGCGCCAGGTCGAGGTCCGGCTGCCGGCGGCGGCACCGGCAGACGTCCAGCCCCGCGTCGTTCCGCACCAGGGTGCGGTGCAGCCGGCCACGTTGTATGGCGGAAGCCAGTGGCTGCCGTCGTTTGCCGTCCGGTCCGTGCCGTCCGCGACGCGCGAGCCGGCC is a window from the Longimicrobiales bacterium genome containing:
- a CDS encoding FemAB family XrtA/PEP-CTERM system-associated protein gives rise to the protein MSTVTTHPVQLRVARADRDDTHWDAFVREAPESTFCQLSGWRGIVEDVLGREYLPLVAVTMDGAWQGVLPLVRVRTPLLGHSLISMPYVNYGGPLGTPAAQRVLMDAAVAEAQRSGAGVLQVRCRPPLPSRAAADEKKVMVLLDLPDTPEALWSQFPSKVRSQIRRPQKEGMTFRVGPDQLDAFYTVFARNMRDLGTPVYSRRFFEAVAATFPEVVFGAIYHQGRPIGAAAGFIWKGEFEITWASCIRDYNRLAPNMLLYWSFMEEMIGRGVRVFNFGRSTPGASTHRFKKQWGGRDVPLRWLEWTARPRTSSSPSRLVRAASSAWQRLPLPVANRIGPPLASRLPWW
- a CDS encoding XrtA system polysaccharide deacetylase; its protein translation is MELVAVHHFTIDVEEHFQVTALERAVPRTGWADQPSRVAGSTRALLSLMARHGARGTFFILGWVAERQPELVREVASGGHEIASHGWDHARVPTQTPEQFRQSIRRTRALLEDLTGQQVYGFRAPSFSIIPGTEWALDILIEEGHRYDSSLFPIRRRGYGYPSAARDTHWIERPSGRLAEVPPATVRVGSTNLPAGGGGYFRLLPYALTQAAFTQAEQRNAPATFYIHPWELDVDQPRVKVPPLTRVRHYGGLRRTAPRLERLLGTYRFQPIAETLDLLAPATQ
- a CDS encoding DegT/DnrJ/EryC1/StrS family aminotransferase, coding for MVIPTLTAGQRELDAEAGSHGWRHQLPVYAPLSPGALARAVGSAVIPGADPRARLRSLLVRDFHADGALLTDSGTHALQLAIRTALAATGARRIVALPAFTCYDVATAAVGAEATVALYDIDPATLAPDPASLEAALKNGAGVVVVSPLYGVPVDWDAIEMLARPYGALVIEDAAQGHGATWGDRPLGAHGRLSVLSFGRGKGWTGGAGGALLWRGDGAPPVADLPPNGALSTARTLVAATAQWALGRPSLYHFPASLPWLELGETHYREPSPACGPGRSVAALVLATREAARREAAARRERAASIIDRLGADVVTIRIPAGGDAGYLRLPVRIPGRAAALVRQLHQLGVAPSYPTTLAELPAIRARLAAGNPAGTAGADALVRDLLTLPTHSRLRDGELRSITSAIRT